A stretch of Stenotrophomonas indicatrix DNA encodes these proteins:
- a CDS encoding FeoA family protein: MTLSELPLHASAVVDSVQDLHANDAIARRLRELGFVKGEEVRLVARGPVGGEPLLVQVGFTRFALRISEARRVVIDPASQEGRA; the protein is encoded by the coding sequence ATGACGCTGTCCGAACTGCCCCTGCACGCCTCGGCCGTGGTCGATTCCGTGCAGGACCTGCATGCCAACGATGCCATCGCCCGGCGCCTGCGCGAGCTGGGCTTCGTCAAGGGCGAGGAAGTGCGCCTGGTGGCGCGAGGCCCGGTTGGTGGCGAGCCGCTGCTGGTGCAGGTCGGGTTCACCCGTTTCGCGCTGCGTATCAGTGAGGCCCGGCGCGTGGTCATCGACCCGGCCAGCCAGGAGGGACGTGCATGA